A single genomic interval of Musa acuminata AAA Group cultivar baxijiao chromosome BXJ3-4, Cavendish_Baxijiao_AAA, whole genome shotgun sequence harbors:
- the LOC135637170 gene encoding UDP-glycosyltransferase 86A2-like, which yields MSESEDIPKHHAIFVAAPFQGHFTPAANFAVKIAARGFIVTFVTTEAFHHQRTASGAVSVDGHEVFADARSMGLDIRYELVSDGLPVTFDRYMHRDQFSDAFYHLLPAHVEELMRKLLLAEPPIDVLISDTFAMWPSTLAKKFGLPYVSFWTEAALVFAIYYHMHLLVENGHFGSPTETRKDTITYIPGVRSIEPTDLVSFFHAPEASWRVLRNVGKAFEEVKGADFVLCNTVQELEVEVIGALQQEWPFYAVGPIGPDSGEVGAATSLWPELDCSQWLHSMPPRSVLYISFGSIAEVSKRDMDEIAYGVLDSKSSFIWVLRPGSGSSEATPLPEGFIDACKGRGMVVPWCRQKQVLLHPAVGGFLTHCGWNSILESMWCGVPMLCFPVFADQPTNRKMVVEDLRIGIDVGSIGEVSRAEVSRRIDSLMGGGVGGALRKEMEEAQRAVKSAVTPCGSSSKNMEQFTADLLKHLSEKKREQ from the exons ATGTCCGAATCGGAGGATATCCCCAAGCACCACGCCATCTTCGTGGCCGCGCCCTTCCAAGGTCACTTTACGCCGGCTGCCAACTTCGCCGTCAAGATCGCCGCCAGGGGTTTCATCGTCACCTTCGTCACCACCGAGGCCTTTCACCACCAGCGCACCGCCTCCGGTGCGGTGTCCGTTGACGGCCACGAGGTCTTCGCCGACGCCCGCTCGATGGGCTTGGACATCCGCTACGAGCTCGTGAGCGACGGACTGCCCGTGACCTTCGACAGGTACATGCACCGGGATCAATTCTCCGATGCCTTCTACCACCTGCTCCCCGCCCATGTCGAGGAGCTGATGCGAAAGCTCCTGCTCGCGGAGCCCCCCATCGACGTCCTCATCTCCGACACCTTCGCCATGTGGCCATCGACCTTGGCCAAGAAGTTTGGGCTGCCTTATGTCTCCTTCTGGACCGAGGCGGCGCTCGTCTTCGCCATCTACTACCACATGCACCTCCTCGTCGAAAATGGCCACTTTGGCTCTCCTACCG AGACTCGCAAGGATACCATCACGTACATACCCGGCGTGCGGTCCATCGAGCCGACGGACCTCGTGTCATTCTTTCACGCGCCGGAGGCGTCATGGCGGGTGCTCAGGAACGTCGGTAAGGCATTCGAGGAGGTCAAGGGGGCCGACTTCGTGCTGTGCAACACGGTGCAGGAGCTCGAAGTGGAGGTCATCGGGGCGCTGCAGCAGGAGTGGCCATTCTACGCCGTGGGGCCCATCGGTCCCGACTCCGGCGAAGTCGGGGCAGCGACCAGCCTATGGCCCGAGCTGGATTGCTCGCAGTGGCTCCACTCCATGCCGCCGCGCTCCGTGCTCTATATTTCGTTCGGAAGCATCGCCGAGGTTAGCAAGCGGGACATGGACGAGATCGCTTACGGAGTCCTCGACAGCAAATCCAGCTTCATATGGGTGCTTCGGCCAGGAAGCGGGAGCTCGGAGGCCACCCCACTTCCCGAGGGGTTCATCGATGCATGCAAAGGGAGGGGGATGGTGGTGCCGTGGTGCCGTCAGAAGCAAGTCCTGCTGCACCCGGCGGTGGGCGGCTTCCTGacgcactgcgggtggaactcgatCCTGGAGAGCATGTGGTGCGGGGTGCCGATGCTGTGCTTCCCAGTGTTTGCGGACCAGCCGACGAACCGGAAGATGGTGGTGGAGGACCTGAGGATAGGGATCGATGTCGGAAGTATCGGCGAGGTGAGCAGGGCGGAAGTCTCGAGGAGGATCGACAGCCTGATGGGAGGAGGAGTAGGCGGTGCGCTGAGGAAGGAGATGGAGGAAGCTCAACGGGCGGTCAAGAGTGCGGTGACTCCGTGTGGTTCGTCAAGCAAGAACATGGAGCAGTTCACTGCCGATCTGCTGAAACATCTGTCGGAGAAGAAGCGAGAGCAGTAG